One Chryseobacterium tructae genomic window, TATAATGGTCTCCTTACTTTAGCTGCTGAAGTAAATGGAAGAACTCGTATATTTTCCGTCACTTCTATACCTTCCAAACCCAGATATTTTTACGCAGTCCGCGCAGAAGGAGGTGTTGGCTCATTCACTGCAAAACCTACTGAATTATTATTGCTGTAAAAATAGCAAAGAATTATTATTAAAGAAGGCAGACTTAAAAACTCTGCCTTTTTTATTAATCTTTAAAATTATTAAAAATGAAAAACACAGATTATAAAGATGTTTTTGACATTGGTAATGAAGCATTATCAATGGATAATAAATTCCCTTTCCCTGCATTTCCTTCATTTAAAAATGCTTTTACTATAGGAGAAAATATACGTGGAATGAGTAATGTAAGTCCTTTGGCAACGGTAAAACTGTTTAACCAATCAGCAGAAGATATACAATCAAAATATTATCCGGATGGAAACCCACCGATAGAAGGCTCTTTTACCTACATTCCTGATAACGGAAGTGATTTAACATCGGTAATCAAAACGACAGTTAAGGACTTCTATTATTATGGTGTAAAGGATGTTAAAAATTTTGCTTTTAAAGTCATCATATTTTCTTCTACAGAAGCAACAAAACTTAAAGAATGTTTTGAAGTTTCAAACCCTAAAGGCAGAGAAATCTTAATATTTGTAGAGGATAATTCTAAAGACAATATTAGTGGAACTTATGGAGCAATAAAAATTTCAGAAGAAGTATTAACGTTTTTGAATTCAAAGAAAAGACTTGCCTATGACGTCTATAACAATACTGAAATTTATAAAGAAATAAAGGCTGTAGTTCCTGAACTGACGGATGATCAGATAAAAAGCCTTTTACAAAAAGGATATATTGAAGACACTCGGATTGATGTCGCCAAAACATACTTCAAAGTTGCTTCTTTCTTTTCCAGCGGAATTTCTTTCATCCACCCTAGCCTCGGGATTCTAACAAATGATGCAATGAGAGCTGCTACAAGTTCCATTCTTGAAAAAGTTATTGAAACTATTGAAGAAGCACGACTTGAAGAGAACAGATGGCAACCAGATGCTCCAGAACTTGAAAATGGTCAAATTGACAAAAATTATAGATATAAACCCATTATTTCGTCAGGAGCAAATACGAATGGAGCAGTGAATTTCACTAAGATTAGTCGCATTTTAAAAACAATGCTAATTGAGCAAAACAATTTAGTAAAACAATCACTGCATATTAGTAAAGATTTTAAATACAATAACCCACCAAAAGGCTTGTTGGAGATTTTATATAAATCATATTTGGATGCATACTACATTATGGATGATATAGCTTCTAACTTGGAAAATATATCTGATATTGAGATTCTAAAATACGGAACAAAAGTATATAATGCCCTACTATGTGGTATATGGAACAGTCTTATAGATGCAGTATCAGCTTTATTTTCAATGATAAAAATGATATATGATGGAATTACATTGGGTAAAGATTTTGTTCAGAATATAGATAAATATCTTCCTATTCTTTTAGAACAATTTGATGAGATCATCCAAGCTATTAAAAATCTTAGCATTGATGAAATTATAAAATATGTTTATGGAAAATTGAAGAAAATAAAACTTACTTTTGATCCTATACCTTGTGCTTATTTGCTTGGTTATATTTATGGCTTCATTATTTCATTAATTATTGAAATAATTGTAGGAACTCTTGTTAGTGGTGGAACATTAGATATTCCCATCATAATACAAAAAATTGAAGAAACGATTTTTGGTATTTTTAGATTAGGATGGGGTATTGTAAAAGGAGCTGTCACTAAAATAAGAACATTCACTAAGTTTATTGTTAAGTCAGTCAAAAATGTAATTGAGGGATTTCAAGAGCTTCTGACTTTCTTAAAAAAAGGTTGGCCAACCATAAAAAAAAGTATTGATGAATCTTTTGAAGGAGTATCTCTGATAAAAAGAGGACGATATATAGGTCAGGTTTTAGAGGAGGCAGATATTATTCTTCTTGAAAGGTTTCTTAAAAATTTTAAAGTTGATCTTCAATTAGGAAAAGCAAAAGGCATTGTAGAGGTAGATGGATATTTTTATCCATCAGGAAATGTTGTTACATTAAAACCCAATCAAGCCGCTATGTTTATTACAGATGGAATAAGTATGAAATTTGTTATAAGAGAGGATGCCACTACATATGAAGTTTTGCATGAATTAATGCACTTTAGAGACTGTATGAAAACAGGAAAAAAAGCATTTTTAAAAAAACCTTTAGTAGACAAAGAAAAGTATGTATATGATAAAGTTATCGAATACAAACAGTATATAAATAGAAGAGAGCTAAAACATGCCGAAAATTATGTTAACTATAACCTCAAAGAGGCATCTGTAACGGATAAAGTTGGTAATCCAGTAGTAGAAGTCCTACCTTTCAATTTAAATGATATTCCTAAAAAAAGGCAAAGAATAAATATAAATAAAATTTTAAATCTAAAATAATGATTACAAAGGAAAAAGCACTAGAAATTGTTAAGCAATACTTACAAAATCGAAAAAGAGAATATGTATCCATTGCAGAAAAGGATAAAATTTACATGGAAAATAAAGTTGTAGAATATGGAAAATATGAGGATATTAAGCGAAATGTTTTTGTTGTCAGTT contains:
- a CDS encoding zincin-like metallopeptidase toxin domain-containing protein; translation: MKNTDYKDVFDIGNEALSMDNKFPFPAFPSFKNAFTIGENIRGMSNVSPLATVKLFNQSAEDIQSKYYPDGNPPIEGSFTYIPDNGSDLTSVIKTTVKDFYYYGVKDVKNFAFKVIIFSSTEATKLKECFEVSNPKGREILIFVEDNSKDNISGTYGAIKISEEVLTFLNSKKRLAYDVYNNTEIYKEIKAVVPELTDDQIKSLLQKGYIEDTRIDVAKTYFKVASFFSSGISFIHPSLGILTNDAMRAATSSILEKVIETIEEARLEENRWQPDAPELENGQIDKNYRYKPIISSGANTNGAVNFTKISRILKTMLIEQNNLVKQSLHISKDFKYNNPPKGLLEILYKSYLDAYYIMDDIASNLENISDIEILKYGTKVYNALLCGIWNSLIDAVSALFSMIKMIYDGITLGKDFVQNIDKYLPILLEQFDEIIQAIKNLSIDEIIKYVYGKLKKIKLTFDPIPCAYLLGYIYGFIISLIIEIIVGTLVSGGTLDIPIIIQKIEETIFGIFRLGWGIVKGAVTKIRTFTKFIVKSVKNVIEGFQELLTFLKKGWPTIKKSIDESFEGVSLIKRGRYIGQVLEEADIILLERFLKNFKVDLQLGKAKGIVEVDGYFYPSGNVVTLKPNQAAMFITDGISMKFVIREDATTYEVLHELMHFRDCMKTGKKAFLKKPLVDKEKYVYDKVIEYKQYINRRELKHAENYVNYNLKEASVTDKVGNPVVEVLPFNLNDIPKKRQRININKILNLK